The following is a genomic window from Prevotella nigrescens.
ACAATACTATTGTCGCAGGGCATACTTTCCCTATATCTTCTTTTTGCTCACTTACTTCTGCCATTCCATTGTCAAAGTAAGCAAACATATCTTTATAGTCTTCCCATTCTGCAGGCACACGCTGCTCCGAACGAAAATAGTCGGCAAGTATTTGCTCTTCTTCTATCGTCGTTGTGCCCGCCATAAACTTGTCGAGCAACGTTGCTATATCTTTCTTATTATATAATGTCATCTTCCTTTCCTCCTTTTTATATCTTCCAACAGCCTTCGCCTCGCCCGAGCCAACAACGTGCTGACCGATGTTGATGCGATGCCCAACAAATGCGAAATCTCCTCATTGGGACGCTGTTCCACCTGCCGCATATATAATATGGTGTACTCGGTTGTTGGCAAATCCTTTATTTTTCTCTCCAACCATTCCAAGTTTTCCTTTGCTTCCAAAACGTCTGAAGGCGATAGTTGTGCATCAGCAAGCGCATCAGTTTCGCTGTTCCCTATCGTTTCAGCATTACCAGCCCTGCGCAAATTCAGTGTTAAGTTGTGCGCCATTCGCGCCACCAAGCCTTCCAACGATACAAATCTGCCAAAATCATTGCGCATCTGCCAAAGACGGAGCATAACGTCTTGCGCTATGTCTTCCGCCTCTGTTTCCGTAGCTCCCACTCTTCTTCCTGCCCTGATAGCACAACGCCGAAGTCGAGGAACAATCTGTGCAAATGCTTCTTCGTTCATTTATGTTTTATCAACTCACACCTATATAACACATTACCGTGCTCCTTTCAAACCAAGATTAATTTCCTTTAACAAAAAAATACGAAAATGTCTCTCCTAACTGCATTTTTTATACCTTTGCCATGCAATATAAAACGAACTATTGCATTTTATTATTATCAGAAAAATATTATTATTACAATTTAAATTTACAAGAATGAAACGATTAAGTTACTTCATCACAGCACTGTTTATCAGCATCTTCACTATTTCATGTACCTCTGATGAACCTATTGGACGATGGGAATCTATGAAATGGAAATACGAAGGAGTATCATTACGAACAAAGACAAAGAAAGTTTTTACTGTTACGAAAAAAGGTGGTACCTACCATTTTAAATGCAAAAACTACGGCGGTTTTTGGCTTTGCGCAGTTGAAGAGAAGGTGAATAACACTGTAAATACTTACGATGGGCAAAACTTCGACAAGACTTTCCCAAAGAGTGACCAACACAATATATATGGAGGTTGGACAACAGCAAACATCAAGGAAAACGTTTTAACCGTAACCATTGCTCCAAACAAGACCAATACAAAACGTTATGTAACTGTTGAAGTTTCGGCAGGCGACATCTTCGACCAATTCTACTTCGAACAAGAGTAACCATCGTTCATACTTTTTAACGCAAAAGCACTATTGGCTTGTAAAATAACATGAGTGGGATTGTCTGTTTTAACAGACAATCCCACTCATGTTATTCTATCATATAGCAACTAAAACCGCCTCATACTCCATCATTGTTCTATACCCATAAAAGACTCAATAAACGAGTGGACGGTTGTTATAGTATGCAGATTGTAGGCTGTACGATAAGGTTCTGCCAACAAACCACTGACAGCCTTGCGTGCTTCAAGCCATTTCTTCATCATTTTCTTAACCGCAGATACAGAATAGGAATAACTAAGTCGCTGTGCTTCTTTTCTTGCTTCAGCCATTGTCAAGTTCCACTTCTTCTTCAATAGCTGAGCTTTTACAACCGGACGAAGCGACTGCATCTGTGCGTAAAGTGTGCCCAGCGACAACCCTTTACCTTGTTTCGCTGGTTTTACCGACACACCACTTAAGGTATTCAAGTCTTCTTGCAGACAAGCAAAACGAATATAGCTCAAATTGCTATGCATGCCAGCACCGACAACTAACAAAATCGTACCGCCATTCAACACATATTGGACTTCAATGGCAATATTACCGAAATCGCGCATCAATGCTTCCAACTTCTTCCAAGTTCTTGCCTCATAGTTCATCGCCTTGCGAAATGGCACTGCATTCTTGGCAGAAACGACACTTGTCTGGGGGTTCAATGCCCGAAGGCACTTCTTTATCACATCTGCATTCTTGTCATACAATTGCTTTCTCTCGCCAGCCCAGTCCACCATTCCAGCTGTAGAGCTTTCATTGCAAGACGTTGTATCTGCATAGTAACGACCATATCTACCTTCTTGTATCATCA
Proteins encoded in this region:
- a CDS encoding RNA polymerase sigma factor, whose translation is MNEEAFAQIVPRLRRCAIRAGRRVGATETEAEDIAQDVMLRLWQMRNDFGRFVSLEGLVARMAHNLTLNLRRAGNAETIGNSETDALADAQLSPSDVLEAKENLEWLERKIKDLPTTEYTILYMRQVEQRPNEEISHLLGIASTSVSTLLARARRRLLEDIKRRKGR